In Afipia sp. GAS231, a single window of DNA contains:
- a CDS encoding NADPH:quinone oxidoreductase family protein, protein MRAVVVENYDSIDGISIKEKELPEVGAGEVRVKIGAAAVGFVDALKVQGLYQTRDPLPFTPGTEFAGTVDQVADGVTAFRPGMPVLGMTRSGALAEYISVPAAALKHLPAQIPSEVGASFQANYLTGLYALEARAQLRAGETLLVLGAAGGVGIAAVQIGKLMGARVIAAASTPEKRAFAKQYGADETIDYTEANWRDTLKTLTGGHGPDVIYDPVGGEVSLQAFRSIAWRGRHLVVGFASGSIPALAFNLPLLKGGALLGVDLAQIQKREPETHARLIAQLFDWLASGKLQPVVGKVVPFENFREAFKTMQSRSALGKMIIKFP, encoded by the coding sequence ATGAGAGCTGTTGTTGTCGAGAATTACGATTCGATAGATGGGATATCGATCAAGGAGAAAGAGCTGCCGGAGGTTGGCGCCGGTGAAGTCCGGGTCAAGATCGGTGCCGCGGCGGTAGGATTCGTTGACGCCTTGAAGGTGCAGGGTCTCTATCAGACCAGGGATCCGCTGCCGTTCACGCCGGGAACGGAATTCGCCGGCACGGTCGATCAAGTGGCTGACGGCGTCACGGCGTTCAGGCCGGGCATGCCTGTGCTGGGCATGACGCGATCAGGCGCGCTCGCTGAATATATTTCAGTGCCGGCGGCCGCGCTGAAACATCTACCGGCGCAGATTCCCTCTGAAGTCGGCGCCTCGTTCCAGGCCAACTATCTGACCGGGCTCTATGCACTCGAAGCCCGCGCGCAGCTTCGCGCCGGCGAAACGCTGCTGGTGTTGGGCGCGGCCGGCGGCGTCGGCATTGCCGCGGTCCAGATCGGCAAGCTGATGGGCGCACGCGTGATCGCGGCGGCGTCGACGCCGGAGAAGCGCGCCTTCGCGAAGCAATATGGTGCGGATGAAACCATCGACTACACCGAGGCCAACTGGCGCGACACGCTCAAGACGCTGACCGGCGGTCACGGGCCTGACGTGATCTACGATCCCGTCGGCGGCGAGGTGTCGCTGCAGGCGTTCCGCTCGATCGCCTGGCGCGGCCGTCATCTGGTGGTCGGGTTTGCTTCCGGCAGCATTCCGGCGCTGGCGTTCAACCTTCCGCTGCTCAAGGGTGGCGCCCTGCTCGGCGTCGACCTCGCGCAGATCCAGAAACGCGAGCCGGAGACGCATGCGCGCCTGATCGCGCAACTGTTCGACTGGCTCGCGTCGGGCAAATTGCAGCCGGTGGTCGGCAAGGTGGTGCCGTTCGAGAATTTTCGCGAAGCCTTCAAGACCATGCAGTCGCGATCGGCGCTGGGCAAGATGATCATCAAATTCCCCTGA
- the puuE gene encoding allantoinase PuuE, giving the protein MTDYPRDLRGYGRHPPDPKWPTNARVAVQFVVNFEEGGENNILHGDRASEAFLSDVLGAQPWPGQRHANIESMFEYGSRAGFWRLWRMFTERRMPATVFGVATALQRNPDVVAAMKEAGWDLASHSLKWIEHKDMSEAEERREIAEAIRVHTEATGSRPLGWYTGRSSINTLRLLMEAGGLKYLCDSYADDLPYWIRTPTHEPHLVIPYTLDANDMRFVNPQGFGGGDEFFAYLKDSFDVLYAEGATSPKMMSIGLHCRVVGRPGRAASLMRFLDYIGKHERVWVPTRLQIAEHWHANMKHLAAHAFNIG; this is encoded by the coding sequence GTGACGGACTACCCGCGCGACCTCCGCGGCTACGGCCGCCATCCGCCCGATCCGAAGTGGCCGACCAATGCGCGGGTTGCCGTTCAGTTCGTGGTGAATTTCGAGGAAGGCGGCGAGAACAACATCCTGCACGGCGACCGCGCCTCCGAAGCGTTTTTGTCGGATGTGCTGGGCGCACAGCCCTGGCCGGGCCAGCGCCACGCCAATATTGAATCGATGTTCGAATATGGCTCGCGCGCCGGCTTCTGGCGGCTGTGGCGGATGTTCACCGAGCGCAGGATGCCGGCCACCGTGTTCGGCGTCGCGACCGCCCTGCAGCGAAACCCCGATGTGGTCGCCGCCATGAAGGAGGCGGGCTGGGATCTCGCCAGCCACAGCCTGAAATGGATCGAGCACAAGGACATGTCGGAGGCTGAGGAGCGCCGGGAGATTGCCGAGGCGATCCGCGTCCACACCGAGGCGACCGGTTCGCGTCCGCTCGGCTGGTACACCGGGCGTTCCTCGATCAATACGCTGCGGCTGTTGATGGAAGCCGGCGGCCTAAAGTATCTCTGCGATTCCTATGCCGACGACCTGCCGTACTGGATCAGGACGCCGACGCACGAGCCGCATCTGGTCATTCCCTACACGCTCGACGCCAACGACATGCGCTTCGTCAACCCGCAGGGGTTTGGCGGCGGTGACGAGTTCTTCGCCTACCTGAAGGACAGTTTCGACGTGCTCTATGCCGAGGGCGCGACCTCACCGAAGATGATGTCGATCGGCCTGCATTGCCGCGTCGTCGGTCGTCCCGGCCGCGCGGCGTCGCTGATGCGATTTCTCGATTACATCGGCAAACATGAGCGGGTCTGGGTACCGACGCGGCTGCAGATCGCGGAGCACTGGCACGCGAACATGAAGCATTTGGCCGCGCACGCGTTCAACATCGGGTAG
- a CDS encoding aldose 1-epimerase family protein, giving the protein MVGASHTLRSDEITATILAHGAELSSLKSAEGLELLWQAGPQWPRHSPLLFPIIGRLKNDELHHHGKTYPMTQHGVARDHRFVWLEQEPAFCKLVLYDNAETQSRYPFAFRLEVAYSLKGADLDVALQITNLGDENMPASIGAHPAFNWPLLPGLDKQDYALTFSHEETAPIRRLDGGLMLAKPEPTPIGGQILPLSETLFDADAVILDRLASNAVRFAADRGPSIEMSWNGFRELGIWSKPSGVPFLCIEPWHGFASPMEFDGEFTDKPGLMHIAPSATRSLGYRIRIG; this is encoded by the coding sequence ATGGTCGGGGCTAGTCATACGCTGCGCAGCGACGAGATCACGGCAACTATTTTGGCGCATGGCGCTGAGCTATCCTCGCTGAAGAGCGCGGAGGGGCTCGAACTGCTTTGGCAGGCAGGGCCGCAATGGCCGCGGCATTCGCCCTTGCTGTTTCCAATCATCGGCCGCCTGAAGAATGACGAACTGCACCATCACGGCAAGACCTATCCGATGACACAGCATGGTGTGGCGCGCGATCATCGGTTTGTCTGGCTGGAACAAGAACCCGCCTTTTGCAAGTTGGTGCTTTACGACAATGCGGAAACTCAATCTCGTTATCCGTTCGCATTTCGGCTGGAAGTCGCCTACTCGTTGAAGGGGGCCGATCTGGATGTGGCTCTGCAGATCACGAACCTGGGCGACGAAAACATGCCGGCCTCGATCGGCGCGCATCCGGCGTTCAACTGGCCGTTGCTGCCGGGACTGGACAAGCAGGACTACGCGCTCACCTTCTCCCATGAGGAAACAGCGCCGATCCGCCGTCTCGATGGGGGGCTGATGCTTGCAAAACCGGAGCCGACGCCGATTGGCGGCCAAATCCTGCCGCTCTCGGAAACACTGTTCGACGCCGACGCGGTCATTCTGGATCGCCTGGCGAGCAACGCGGTCCGCTTTGCAGCCGACCGCGGGCCGTCGATCGAAATGTCGTGGAATGGATTTCGCGAACTCGGAATCTGGTCGAAACCCTCCGGCGTGCCGTTCCTTTGTATCGAGCCGTGGCACGGTTTTGCCAGCCCGATGGAATTCGACGGCGAATTCACCGACAAGCCCGGGCTGATGCACATCGCGCCATCTGCAACCCGAAGCCTCGGCTATCGGATACGCATCGGCTGA
- the uraD gene encoding 2-oxo-4-hydroxy-4-carboxy-5-ureidoimidazoline decarboxylase has translation MQKSLSELNDCGKDDFVRALANIFEHSPWIAEQAASARPFAGVKALLAAMNDAVDRAPAEQQMTLIKAHPDLANKTQRAAGLTVESTAEQNSLGLDRLSDAEFEAFERVNNAYRAKFDFPYIVCVRRHTKDSVLWDFERRLPNDVATETRTSIDEICRIAALRLDQLVLSDDKLAVHGRLSTHVLDTHGGKPAAGISVVLTELSNLGEARVIARTVTNGDGRTDQPLIGGRPVPIGRYELMFSVGDYFAGRGVPMSDPPFLDQIPLRFSVSDPEGHLHVPLLVTPWSYGTYRGS, from the coding sequence ATGCAGAAAAGCCTTTCTGAACTCAATGACTGCGGCAAGGACGATTTCGTCAGGGCGCTTGCCAACATCTTCGAGCACTCGCCCTGGATTGCCGAACAGGCAGCGAGCGCACGGCCGTTTGCCGGTGTGAAGGCGCTGTTGGCTGCGATGAATGATGCGGTCGATCGCGCCCCGGCCGAACAGCAGATGACTCTGATCAAGGCGCATCCCGATCTGGCCAACAAGACCCAGCGCGCAGCGGGGCTTACGGTGGAATCGACGGCTGAACAGAACAGCCTCGGCCTTGACCGGCTGTCGGACGCCGAATTCGAAGCGTTTGAGCGCGTCAACAATGCCTATCGCGCCAAGTTCGATTTCCCCTACATCGTCTGCGTTCGCCGCCACACCAAGGATTCGGTGTTGTGGGATTTCGAGCGCCGGCTGCCGAACGACGTGGCGACGGAGACGCGGACCTCGATCGACGAAATCTGTCGGATCGCGGCGCTGCGGCTCGATCAGCTTGTGCTGTCCGACGACAAGCTTGCGGTGCACGGGCGGCTGTCGACCCATGTGCTGGATACCCACGGCGGCAAGCCCGCGGCGGGAATTTCGGTGGTGCTGACGGAGCTATCCAATCTGGGCGAGGCCCGCGTCATCGCGCGCACGGTGACCAACGGTGACGGCCGCACCGATCAGCCCTTGATCGGCGGTCGTCCGGTGCCGATCGGGCGCTATGAGCTGATGTTCAGCGTCGGCGACTATTTTGCCGGCCGCGGTGTGCCGATGTCGGACCCGCCGTTCCTGGATCAGATTCCCCTGCGCTTTTCGGTGAGCGATCCCGAGGGCCACCTGCACGTGCCGCTGCTGGTCACGCCCTGGAGCTACGGGACTTATCGGGGGAGTTAA
- a CDS encoding 5'-methylthioadenosine/S-adenosylhomocysteine nucleosidase: MKSIDFAILTGLKEEIETLLAAIPDLKEVAGEQQSDVWYRGRIGSERGYGYSIVATLARDMGPVPATLLTQHIIARWNPAHIILLGIAGSFSKDIRLGDVIVSQQIFYYGPGKQTDKGIQYRPEGYPCSMVLVRQLQALTMDRKRMTSLRAEANRSARKKATKAPKTLKGKDLDAVRSHKPDTYFGTVASGELVVASQKKQKDLLKLHGKILGTEMEGAGVLHAAFFSGDDPVSAILVKGISDHADHLKAHEDEKKCWRTLATENSIRLVLSLLRSGRIKPLQTDEFSLDLTRSTLAELGNRINLSVAPGVAVLGFSRLVLPKGPLTRLAIEITPTSEDNRTLRIVTGVVEHLDLHGKLVATEIPADARKIEIENVGPSPVGIYLMLAGTAKHVHFLVHGPAERQEVGLVL; encoded by the coding sequence ATGAAATCGATCGATTTCGCCATCCTCACGGGGTTGAAGGAGGAGATCGAGACCCTGCTTGCCGCGATCCCGGATCTCAAGGAGGTCGCAGGCGAACAACAGTCCGATGTCTGGTATCGCGGCAGAATTGGCTCAGAGCGAGGCTACGGCTATTCGATTGTGGCAACGCTTGCGCGGGACATGGGGCCCGTACCGGCGACGCTTCTGACACAACACATCATCGCGCGCTGGAATCCGGCTCACATCATCTTGCTCGGCATCGCCGGTTCGTTCAGCAAGGACATCCGCCTCGGCGACGTAATCGTAAGCCAGCAGATATTTTACTACGGCCCAGGCAAGCAAACGGACAAGGGCATTCAATACCGGCCTGAGGGCTATCCCTGCAGCATGGTTCTGGTGCGGCAGCTTCAGGCTCTGACGATGGACCGAAAGAGAATGACGTCGCTGCGCGCGGAAGCCAACCGAAGTGCGCGCAAGAAGGCAACGAAAGCTCCGAAGACCTTGAAAGGCAAAGACCTTGACGCGGTCCGCTCGCACAAGCCTGATACTTACTTCGGCACGGTAGCTTCAGGCGAACTGGTCGTCGCCTCTCAAAAAAAGCAAAAAGACCTACTGAAATTGCACGGAAAAATACTGGGAACCGAAATGGAAGGCGCCGGGGTCCTGCACGCTGCCTTCTTCAGCGGAGATGATCCGGTGTCGGCGATCCTGGTCAAGGGCATCTCGGATCACGCCGATCATTTGAAGGCTCATGAAGATGAAAAGAAATGCTGGCGTACGCTGGCGACCGAGAACTCAATTCGGCTGGTCCTGTCCCTGCTCAGAAGCGGGAGGATCAAGCCGTTACAGACTGACGAATTTTCTCTCGATCTGACGCGCAGCACGCTTGCAGAGCTCGGTAACCGGATAAATCTATCCGTCGCCCCGGGCGTAGCCGTTCTGGGTTTTTCACGGCTCGTATTGCCAAAGGGTCCGCTTACCCGACTTGCAATCGAAATCACACCGACCAGCGAGGACAACCGAACGCTGCGCATCGTCACCGGCGTCGTCGAGCATCTTGATTTGCATGGCAAGCTGGTTGCCACGGAAATCCCCGCCGACGCGCGCAAGATCGAGATCGAAAATGTCGGGCCGTCACCCGTTGGAATTTACCTGATGCTTGCTGGTACCGCCAAACACGTCCACTTTCTCGTACACGGGCCGGCCGAAAGACAAGAGGTCGGATTGGTTCTCTAG
- a CDS encoding TRAP transporter substrate-binding protein → MLVVGLLPAAAVAQVQWKMTTEYPESNISGIGLVTFGKLLSSKTQGSLTTATAFDNELKISARDMPQAAQDHRVDGGDAFAAPLESSDPIFGLSALPFVVQSVETAKAVNAKARPLYERALAAQGMKLLYVTIWPATGIWSDQPLKGEEDLHALAVRAYDKSSADVLRAAGAAAEFLGFNEAIAKVREHKLNAILTSGDGGAGRRLWDDLRHFTPINYAIPVSIAFIRKDAFDGLPADQQAAVDAAAAETENSQIELLVNRTAENYARMRANGVSIDEPAPPAIIAALKKAGSGPIAAWQAKASPEAAAILDWANTQ, encoded by the coding sequence GTGCTGGTAGTCGGCCTGCTTCCCGCCGCGGCGGTTGCCCAGGTCCAGTGGAAGATGACGACCGAATATCCGGAGAGCAACATCTCCGGCATCGGGTTGGTGACGTTCGGAAAGCTGCTGTCGTCGAAGACGCAGGGCTCGCTGACGACCGCGACCGCGTTCGATAACGAACTGAAAATCAGTGCCCGTGACATGCCGCAAGCGGCGCAGGACCATCGAGTCGATGGCGGCGATGCGTTCGCGGCGCCGTTGGAATCGTCCGACCCGATATTCGGCCTGTCGGCGCTTCCCTTCGTGGTGCAGTCGGTCGAGACCGCCAAGGCTGTCAACGCCAAGGCACGGCCGCTCTATGAACGCGCGCTGGCCGCGCAAGGCATGAAGCTGCTCTATGTCACGATCTGGCCTGCAACGGGCATCTGGTCGGATCAGCCGCTCAAAGGCGAGGAAGACCTACACGCTCTCGCAGTGAGAGCCTATGACAAGAGTTCGGCCGACGTCTTGCGTGCCGCGGGCGCTGCGGCGGAATTCCTGGGGTTCAACGAGGCGATTGCCAAGGTCAGGGAGCACAAGCTCAATGCGATCCTGACCTCCGGCGATGGCGGTGCAGGCCGAAGGCTGTGGGACGATCTCCGTCACTTCACGCCGATCAACTACGCGATCCCGGTCTCGATCGCGTTCATCCGCAAGGACGCCTTCGACGGGCTGCCCGCGGATCAGCAAGCCGCGGTCGATGCTGCCGCTGCGGAGACCGAAAACAGCCAGATCGAACTGCTCGTCAACCGCACGGCCGAGAACTACGCGCGGATGCGCGCCAACGGCGTCAGCATCGACGAACCGGCGCCGCCGGCCATCATTGCCGCGCTCAAGAAAGCCGGAAGCGGTCCGATCGCGGCGTGGCAGGCAAAAGCTTCTCCTGAGGCGGCCGCGATTCTGGATTGGGCGAATACGCAGTAA
- a CDS encoding DUF3830 family protein, with protein sequence MSQLILRAGEFTFQARFEEQLAPKTVAAFRKAMPFESQAIHVRWSGEGVWMPLGDLDFGVSYENHTSYPAPGQIILYPGGISETEILLAYGGVHFASKMGQLAGNHFITLTSGLENLTAFGKVVLWKGAQKIRFEEV encoded by the coding sequence ATGAGCCAATTGATCCTCCGCGCCGGTGAATTCACCTTTCAGGCCCGTTTCGAAGAACAACTGGCGCCCAAGACCGTCGCGGCATTCCGAAAAGCGATGCCGTTCGAAAGCCAGGCGATCCATGTGCGCTGGAGCGGCGAGGGGGTCTGGATGCCGCTCGGCGATCTCGACTTCGGCGTCTCCTACGAGAACCACACCAGCTACCCTGCGCCGGGCCAGATCATCCTCTACCCCGGCGGCATCAGCGAAACCGAAATCCTGCTCGCCTATGGCGGCGTGCATTTCGCCAGCAAGATGGGCCAGCTCGCCGGCAACCATTTCATCACCCTGACCTCGGGGCTGGAGAACCTGACCGCGTTCGGCAAGGTCGTGCTGTGGAAGGGCGCGCAGAAGATCCGGTTCGAGGAAGTCTAG
- the pucL gene encoding factor-independent urate hydroxylase, whose translation MPLIKNRYGKGRVRVMRIHRDGDRHEVSQLNIKAMIEGDFARAYTHADNSTAVSTDTIKNVVNIVARQNTGLSTEEFCQVLAKKYLDTYPQISSVAITAHETKWSRLSFGGKPHPHSFVLDSNGKPTVEVSQVRGGTATMSSGIDGFAFMKSTQSGWENYVKDAYTTIPPTADRMCATSMVASWKWSGKPANYPATNKRILDTALEVFATTYSMSVQDSLYRMGEAALAAVPEISEISMACPNMHFILMNLSAFGLDNNNDVFLPTDEPHGQIECTVGRS comes from the coding sequence ATGCCGCTGATCAAGAACCGATACGGCAAGGGCCGCGTCCGCGTGATGCGCATCCATCGCGACGGCGACCGGCACGAGGTCAGCCAGCTCAACATCAAGGCCATGATCGAAGGCGACTTCGCCCGCGCCTATACCCATGCCGATAATTCCACCGCCGTCTCGACCGACACGATCAAGAACGTCGTCAACATCGTCGCCCGCCAGAATACCGGGCTCAGCACCGAGGAATTCTGCCAGGTGCTGGCGAAGAAATACCTCGACACCTATCCGCAGATTTCCTCCGTCGCGATCACCGCGCATGAGACCAAATGGAGCCGGTTGAGTTTCGGCGGCAAGCCGCATCCGCACAGTTTCGTGCTCGACAGCAACGGCAAGCCGACGGTGGAAGTCTCGCAGGTCCGCGGCGGCACGGCGACCATGTCGTCCGGCATCGACGGCTTTGCTTTCATGAAGTCGACGCAGTCGGGCTGGGAGAATTACGTCAAGGATGCCTACACGACGATCCCGCCGACCGCGGACCGGATGTGTGCGACCTCGATGGTGGCGTCCTGGAAATGGTCGGGCAAGCCTGCCAACTATCCGGCGACCAACAAGAGGATTCTCGACACCGCGCTGGAGGTGTTTGCGACCACCTACAGCATGAGCGTGCAGGACAGTCTGTACCGGATGGGCGAGGCGGCGCTCGCGGCCGTGCCGGAGATTTCCGAAATCAGCATGGCCTGCCCGAACATGCACTTCATCCTGATGAACCTGTCGGCGTTCGGGCTGGATAACAACAACGACGTGTTCCTGCCGACCGACGAGCCGCACGGCCAGATCGAGTGCACGGTGGGACGGAGCTAG
- a CDS encoding nucleobase:cation symporter-2 family protein, translated as MTTTTEVHPVDQMLPTPRLLALGLQHVLVMYAGAVAVPLIIGRALKLPPEDVAFLISADLFACGLATLVQCIGFPGVGIRLPVMMGVTFASVGPMLSMAAAPDIGLLGIYGSVIAAGIFGILAAPFISRLLPLFPPVVTGTIIMVIGISLMRVGINWAGGGLPTLTKVVDGVPGAFPNPGYGQLQGLGIALFVLLVILGLIKWGTGFIANVSVLLGIIAGAILASLLGVMHFEKVVAAPWGAIVIPLRFGVPQFHLVPIVTMCIVMIVVMIESLGMFLALGEITGKKVDRDALTRGLRADGVGTLLGGVFNTFPYTSFSQNVGLVSVTGVRSRWVTVTGGGIMLLLGLLPKMAALVEAVPLVVLGGAGLVMFGMVAATGARILAGVDFRNNHFNLFVVAISVGFGMIPLVAPNFFKNLPHDLQPLLESGILLCALVAVILNAFFNGVGSKAEAEAGAVAAAATAQH; from the coding sequence ATGACCACGACGACCGAAGTCCACCCTGTCGACCAGATGTTGCCGACACCGCGGCTGCTCGCGCTCGGCCTGCAGCACGTGCTGGTGATGTATGCCGGCGCTGTCGCGGTGCCCCTCATCATCGGCCGGGCGCTGAAACTGCCGCCGGAAGACGTCGCCTTCCTGATCTCGGCGGACCTGTTCGCCTGCGGGCTGGCGACGCTGGTGCAATGTATCGGCTTTCCCGGGGTCGGCATCCGGCTGCCGGTGATGATGGGCGTTACTTTCGCGTCCGTCGGCCCGATGCTGTCGATGGCGGCGGCGCCCGATATCGGCCTGCTCGGCATCTACGGTTCGGTCATTGCTGCCGGAATCTTCGGCATCCTTGCCGCGCCTTTCATCAGCCGGCTGCTGCCGCTGTTTCCCCCGGTCGTCACCGGAACCATCATCATGGTGATCGGCATCTCCTTGATGCGGGTCGGGATCAACTGGGCCGGTGGCGGCCTGCCGACGCTGACCAAGGTGGTGGACGGCGTTCCCGGCGCGTTTCCCAATCCCGGCTATGGCCAGTTGCAGGGGCTCGGCATCGCACTGTTCGTGCTGCTGGTGATCCTCGGCCTGATCAAGTGGGGCACCGGCTTCATCGCCAACGTCTCGGTGCTGCTCGGCATCATTGCCGGCGCGATCCTCGCCAGCCTGCTCGGCGTCATGCATTTCGAGAAAGTCGTGGCGGCGCCGTGGGGCGCGATCGTGATACCTCTGCGTTTCGGCGTTCCGCAATTTCATCTCGTGCCCATCGTCACCATGTGCATCGTGATGATCGTGGTCATGATCGAGTCGCTCGGGATGTTTCTCGCGCTTGGCGAAATCACCGGCAAGAAAGTCGATCGCGACGCGCTGACTCGTGGCCTGCGCGCCGATGGCGTCGGCACGCTGCTCGGCGGCGTGTTCAATACCTTCCCGTACACGTCGTTCTCGCAGAACGTCGGCCTCGTCAGTGTCACCGGCGTACGCTCGCGCTGGGTCACGGTGACCGGCGGCGGCATCATGCTTCTGCTCGGGCTGCTGCCGAAGATGGCGGCATTGGTCGAAGCGGTGCCGCTGGTGGTACTCGGCGGCGCCGGGCTGGTGATGTTCGGCATGGTGGCCGCGACCGGCGCGCGGATTCTCGCCGGCGTCGATTTCAGGAACAACCACTTCAACCTGTTCGTGGTCGCGATCTCCGTTGGCTTCGGCATGATTCCGCTGGTGGCGCCGAATTTCTTCAAGAACCTGCCGCACGATCTGCAGCCGCTCCTGGAAAGCGGCATCCTGCTCTGCGCGCTGGTGGCGGTGATCCTGAACGCGTTCTTCAACGGCGTTGGCAGCAAGGCTGAAGCGGAAGCTGGCGCCGTCGCCGCAGCGGCGACGGCGCAGCATTGA
- a CDS encoding LLM class flavin-dependent oxidoreductase, translating into MPARIIGMIGTQQEGVAVHLIQGKISREWVRDFTRLHEQWNYDSVLVGYYASAAEGFAIALYAADHTERIQFLIAHRPGSVAPALAARQVVTFDQLTQGRMSLHIIAGTSDKDQASEGDFLPKDDRYRRAGEYLDVMRWIWTSDGPLNHHGEFYRVEGAFSDIKPYQQPYPSLFFGGSSGGALEMGAKHCDVFAIFGEPLAETRERVRDFRSRAAAFGRRVGFNMSLRPIIADTEGAAWDKANKLLADVEGKTGAAPQPTNASAERLLGYAARGDVHDERLWMGIARATGAPGNTSCLVGTPEQVSAAVLEYYRLGIHSFLLRGFENPSDTVAIGRELIPRIKAGALEIDRLAEAAE; encoded by the coding sequence ATGCCAGCCAGAATCATCGGTATGATCGGCACCCAGCAGGAAGGCGTCGCGGTCCATCTGATCCAGGGCAAGATATCGCGCGAGTGGGTGCGCGATTTCACCCGCCTGCACGAACAGTGGAATTACGACTCCGTTCTCGTCGGCTATTACGCCTCGGCGGCCGAAGGGTTCGCCATTGCGCTGTACGCGGCCGACCACACCGAACGGATCCAGTTCCTGATCGCGCACCGGCCGGGTTCGGTGGCGCCCGCGCTTGCGGCGCGGCAGGTCGTGACCTTCGACCAGCTCACACAGGGCCGGATGTCGCTGCATATCATCGCCGGCACCAGCGACAAGGACCAGGCCAGCGAGGGTGATTTCCTGCCGAAGGACGACCGTTACCGCAGGGCCGGCGAATATCTCGACGTGATGCGCTGGATCTGGACCAGCGATGGGCCGCTCAACCACCATGGCGAGTTCTACCGTGTCGAGGGAGCGTTCTCCGACATCAAGCCGTACCAGCAACCCTATCCGTCGTTGTTCTTTGGTGGATCATCCGGTGGCGCGCTGGAGATGGGCGCCAAACACTGCGACGTGTTTGCGATCTTCGGCGAACCGCTCGCCGAGACGCGCGAGCGGGTGCGGGATTTCCGCTCACGTGCCGCCGCCTTCGGCCGCCGGGTCGGCTTCAACATGTCGCTGCGCCCGATCATCGCCGACACCGAGGGTGCGGCGTGGGACAAGGCCAACAAGCTGCTGGCCGACGTCGAGGGCAAGACTGGAGCAGCGCCGCAACCGACCAACGCCTCCGCCGAACGCCTGCTCGGCTACGCCGCGCGCGGCGACGTACATGACGAACGGCTGTGGATGGGAATCGCCCGCGCAACCGGTGCGCCCGGCAATACCTCGTGCCTGGTCGGAACGCCCGAACAGGTCTCGGCCGCGGTGCTGGAATATTACCGGCTCGGCATCCACTCGTTCCTGCTGCGCGGTTTTGAGAATCCAAGCGACACGGTCGCGATCGGCCGTGAATTGATTCCGCGGATCAAGGCCGGCGCGCTGGAGATCGACCGGCTGGCCGAAGCCGCCGAGTGA